One Vespa crabro chromosome 9, iyVesCrab1.2, whole genome shotgun sequence genomic region harbors:
- the LOC124426639 gene encoding WD repeat domain phosphoinositide-interacting protein 4-like, giving the protein MVGKRGILGLRFNQDQGCFTCCMESGLRIYNVEPLVEKAHFEQDLMGSIAIGEMLWRTNVIAIVGGGTRPRYAENTVLIYDDLSKKFVMEITFTSPIKAVRLRRDKMIVALQKEIHVFSFPTPTRRLLTLETRDNPKGLVEVATLATAQKQLLAFPGHKLGSVQLIDLGATEAGSSSAPATLAAHQGALACIAVNGSGTMVATASAQGTLVRVWDSLRRHLLVELRRGADPATLYCITFSRDSEFLCVSSDKGTVHIFALKDTHLNRRSTFSKMGFLGNYVESQWALATFTVPPECACVCAFGRRSSVIAICMDGTFHKYVFTADGNCNREAFDVFLDVCDDDF; this is encoded by the exons atggtaGGAAAAAGAGGTATTCTTGGCTTACGATTTAATCAAGATCAAG GATGTTTTACATGTTGTATGGAATCTGgtttaagaatatataatgtagAACCTTTAGTCGAAAAAGCTCACTTTGAACAGGATCTTATGGGTAGCATTGCAATTGGAGAAATGCTTTGGAGAACAAATGTTATTGCTATAGTGGGTGGAGGTACACGTCCAAGATATGCAGAAAATACTGTTCTTATTTATGATGATCTTTCTAAAAAGTTTGTAATGGAAATTACTTTTACTAGTCCAATTAAAGCTGTTAGATTACGTAGAGACAA AATGATAGTGGCTCTTCAAAAAGAGATACATGTCTTTTCATTTCCTACTCCCACAAGAAGATTATTAACATTGGAAACAAGAGATAATCCTAAAGGCTTAGTAGAAGTAGCTACTCTAGCAACAGcacaaaaacaattattggCTTTTCCTGGTCACAAACTTGGTAGTGTACAATTGATAGATTTAGGTGCTACAGAAGCAGGAAGTTCTAGTGCTCCTGCCACACTTGCAGCACATCag GGTGCATTGGCTTGTATCGCTGTTAATGGAAGTGGAACAATGGTTGCAACTGCTTCTGCTCAGGGTACATTAGTTAGAGTATGGGATTCCTTACGTAGACATTTACTTGTTGAGTTAAGAAGAGGTGCGGATCCTGCTACACTATATTG TATAACATTTAGTAGAGATTCAGAATTCCTCTGTGTATCAAGTGACAAGGGAACTGTACATATATTTGCTTTAAAAGATACTCATCTGAACAGAAGATCTAC TTTTTCAAAGATGGGATTTCTGGGAAATTATGTTGAAAGTCAGTGGGCATTGGCTACATTTACAGTACCACCAGAATGTGCTTGTGTTTGTGCATTTGGTAGAAGAAGTTCTGTGATAG CTATATGTATGGATGGAACATTTCACAAGTATGTGTTCACTGCAGATGGTAATTGTAACCGTGAAGCATTCGATGTCTTCCTTGATGTATGCGATGATGATTTTTAA
- the LOC124426642 gene encoding uncharacterized protein LOC124426642: MQLQIRGQQTHVVDCQNDETILEIKEKLAALENIENVEFNLYCAGSLLENEAIVGDLPFHTLELIVPLLGGKVHGSLARAGKVKAQTPKVEKQEKSKKKTGRAKRRIQYNRRFVNVVQTFGRRRGPNANSNS; encoded by the exons ATGCAGCTCCAAATTCGTGGCCAGCAAACACATGTTGTTGATTGCCAGAATGATGAAACGATTCTGGAAATTAAG GAGAAACTGGCAGCActggaaaatattgaaaatgtaGAGTTTAATCTTTACTGTGCTGGCAGTCTATTAGAAAATGAAGCTATTGTTGGAGACCTTCCATTTCATACCCTTGAATTAATAGTCCCTCTACTTGGAG gtaaaGTCCATGGTTCTTTAGCACGTGCTGGAAAAGTAAAGGCTCAAACTCCTAAg gttgaaaagcaagaaaaaagcaaaaagaagacTGGTCGTGCCAAGAGACGTATTCAATATAATCGTAGATTCGTGAATGTTGTTCAAACTTTCGGACGTCGACGTGGACCTAATGCTAATTCTAATTCTTAA
- the LOC124426845 gene encoding telomerase Cajal body protein 1 yields the protein MESESISKTSLTSLVDDEDKLHMDIELINPAIENISINPIFIKETENKQAQSNETNVDTIQRPNITNNTNEMPIDHILNIDELGVSSELNIEKMEANSCEKTEVYNLDSTSKNTTNDSFCSYNWTVSPKLICAATKEYQPTVFCENFTKGCQWSPDGTCLLVPSEDFRIRLYELPTTLYSDKIPSNFTTFDLKVALVVKEGGLIYDTCWYPFMNSWDPATCCFLSTSKESPIHLWDAFTGELRATYRAYNDVDEVKASISVQFIDSGKQILCGFKNTLQIFDTNRPGRQIATINFKKDFPNTSGIVSCIRENPLMPGLVAFGTYSKSIGLYKDTPICTFKTANGVTQVEFSPCGTKLYSAVRRNNEFLCWDLRNPGVLLYSFQKRQADTNQKIQFDITNNGHHVISGGTDGKIIIWELFETENHKEDVNPKCEFKASEDSVNGVNVHKSLPIVATSSGQRIYDTEEVKRDNSVRLWWFN from the exons atggaGAGTGAAAGTATTAGTAAAACTAGTCTAACATCTTTAGTTGATGATGAAGACAAATTACATATGGATATTGAACTTATCAATCCtgcaattgaaaatatttctataaatcctatttttataaaagagacagaaaataAACAAGCACAAAGTAATGAAACAAATGTAGATACAATCCAAAGGCCTAATATTACAAACAATACAAATGAGATGCCTATTgatcatatattaaatatagat GAATTAGGCGTATCTTCTgaattaaatatagaaaagatgGAAGCAAATTCATGTGAGAAAACTGAAGTATACAATCTAGATTCAACTTCTAAGAATACAACAAATGATTCTTTTTGTAGTTACAATTGGACTGTTTCACCAAAGTTGATATGTGCTGCTACTAAAGAATATCAACCAACTGTATTCTGCGAGAATTTTACAAAAGGTTGCCAATGGTCTCCAGATGGTACATGTTTATTAGTGCCATCAGAAGATTTTAgaatacgcttatatgagcttCCTACAACATTATATTCTGATAAAATACCATCAAATTTTACAACATTTGATCTTAAAGTTGCTTTAGTTGTTAAGGAAGGAGGACTTATATATGATACCTGTTGGTATCCTTTCATGAATTCATGGGATCCTGCAACATGTTGCTTTCTTAGTACCAGTAAAGAAAGTCCAATACATTTATGGGATGCATTTACAGGAGAATTGCGAGCTACTTACAGAGCTTATAATGA CGTCGATGAAGTAAAAGCTTCTATTAGTGTTCAATTTATTGATTCTGGTAAACAAATTTTGTGCGGTTTTAAAAATACTCTACAAATTTTTGATACAAACCGCCCTGGACGACAAATTGCAACCATTAATTTTAAGAAAGATTTTCCAAATACTAGTGGAATAGTATCTTGTATTCGTGAAAATCCATTAATGCCAGGCTTGGTGGCATTTGGTACATATTCCAAAAGTATTG GGCTTTACAAAGATACACCAATCTGTACTTTTAAAACAGCAAATGGTGTGACACAAGTTGAATTTAGTCCGTGTGGAACTAAGTTGTACTCTGCTGTTAGAcgtaataatgaatttttatgctGGGATCTTCGTAATCCTGGTgttttactttattcttttcaaaagCGGCAAGCAGATACAAACCAAAAGATACAATTTGATATCACAAATAATGGTCACCATGTAATATCAG GAGGTACAgatggaaaaattattatttgggAATTATTTGAAACTGAAAATCATAAGGAAGATGTGAATCCAAAATGTGAATTTAAAGCATCTGAAGATAGTGTGAATGGTGTGAATGTACATAAAAGTTTGCCTATTGTAGCAACAAGTTCAGGACAAAGAATTTATGATACTGAGgaagtaaagagagataaCAGTGTCAGATTATGGtggtttaattaa
- the LOC124426643 gene encoding uncharacterized protein LOC124426643, translating into MSNNITNSIISGYCYQLQLKYRITSVTFRSLRHNMARFKGWRYGIFVGSFVGVIGLYLYSILIHPMMNINHYKAIREHAKTQLPRDKVI; encoded by the exons ATGTCTAACAACATAACAAATAGTATAATTTCCGGTTATTGTTACCAACTACAATTAAAATATCGGATAACTTCAGTGACATTCAGGAGTTTAAg gCATAATATGGCTCGTTTTAAAGGTTGGAGATATGGAATTTTTGTGGGAAGTTTTGTAGGAGTGATTGgattatatctttattctatattaattcACCCTATGATgaatattaatcattaca agGCAATAAGAGAACATGCCAAAACACAACTTCCTCGTGATAAAGTCAtttaa
- the LOC124426640 gene encoding ATP synthase subunit gamma, mitochondrial, with product MFCNRISSIVRLAAKQQQEQQQRGMATLQAISIRLKSVKNIQKITQSMKMVSAAKYSRAERDLKQARPLGIGTKIFYDQAEISAPPEEPKKLVIAITSDRGLCGAVHTGVSRNIRDALLADSAERENTKIICVGEKSRAILSRLFAKNILFVASEVGRKPPTFTDASKIAVEIMNSGYTFGSGRIVYNQFKSVVSYNVEQLPLFDKNAVLNAPKLSVYDSLDDDVIQSYLEFSLASLLFYSMKEGACSEQSSRMTAMDNASKNAGEMIDKLTLTFNRTRQAVITRELIEIISGAAALD from the exons ATGTTTTGCAATCGTATATCTTCAATAGTTCGCCTTGCTGCAAAACAGCAGCAAGAGCAACAACAACGAGGTATGGCAACACTTCAAGCCATCTCTATACGTCTTAAAtctgtaaaaaatattcaaaaaatcaCACAATCCATGAAGATGGTTTCTGCTGCCAAATACAGTAGGGCAGAACGTGATTTAAAACAGGCTCGTCCACTTGGTATTGGCaccaaaatattttatgatcaaGCTGAGATTTCTGCACCACCTGAAGAACCAAAAAAGCTAGTTATAGCAATAACCAGTGATCGTGGTTTATGTGGTGCAGTTCATACTGGTGTTTCACGTAATATCAGAGATGCTTTATTAGCAGATTCTGCAGAACGAGAAAATACAAAGATTATTTGTGTCGGAGAAAAATCACGTGCAATTTTATCACGTTTATTTGCTAAGAACATATTATTTGTTGCATCTGAAGTAGGTCGTAAGCCACCTACTTTTACTGATGCATCAAAAATTGCTGTAGAAATCATGAACAGTGG ttATACTTTTGGTTCTGGCCGCATTGTATACAACCAATTCAAATCTGTGGTATCTTATAATGTTGAACAACTGcctttatttgataaaaatgcaGTATTAAATGCTCCAAAGTTAAGTGTTTATGATTCACTTGATGATGATGTTATACAAAGTTATTTAGAATTCTCATTAgcatccttattattctattcaaTGAAAGAAGGAGCTTGCAGCGAACAATCCAGTCGTATGACTGCCATGGACAATGCCAGTAAAAATGCAGGAGAAATGATTGATAAGCTTACTCTCACATTTAATCGTACACGACAAGCTGTAATTACTAGAGAattgattgaaattatttctggTGCTGCTGCATTGGATTAA